The Pirellulales bacterium genome has a window encoding:
- a CDS encoding type II toxin-antitoxin system prevent-host-death family antitoxin, whose translation MIEVGTFEAKTHLTQLLERVAKGDRIVITRRGKPVAMLVPPEVEQETDVAAVVRAMLAQRDQQGPKLGRGVSVRQLIEEGRRY comes from the coding sequence ATGATCGAAGTGGGAACATTCGAAGCCAAAACGCACCTCACGCAGCTCTTGGAGCGGGTCGCCAAAGGGGATCGCATCGTCATCACCCGCCGGGGGAAGCCGGTGGCCATGCTGGTGCCGCCCGAGGTGGAACAGGAGACGGATGTGGCCGCCGTGGTGCGCGCCATGCTGGCCCAGCGTGACCAGCAGGGACCGAAATTGGGCCGCGGCGTGTCGGTGCGGCAGCTCATCGAAGAGGGGCGACGATACTAA
- a CDS encoding type II toxin-antitoxin system VapC family toxin — MAASLIKSAAMVPALWALEVANTLLVGERRGRSTAPQASAFLARLASLPITLEDQTVTAAWSGVMAIARDHQLSAYDAAYLELALCEGLPLATLDGKLQAAAKALGIKHHTP; from the coding sequence GTGGCTGCCAGCCTCATCAAGTCCGCTGCGATGGTTCCGGCACTCTGGGCGCTGGAAGTGGCCAATACACTGCTCGTAGGAGAGCGGCGTGGCCGAAGCACCGCGCCTCAGGCGTCTGCCTTCTTGGCCCGCCTGGCAAGCCTTCCCATCACGCTCGAAGACCAAACGGTCACGGCGGCCTGGTCCGGTGTCATGGCCATCGCCCGCGACCATCAACTCTCGGCTTATGATGCGGCCTACCTCGAATTGGCGCTATGCGAGGGGCTGCCGCTGGCCACACTCGACGGCAAACTTCAGGCGGCCGCGAAAGCGCTTGGTATCAAACATCACACGCCTTAA
- a CDS encoding class I SAM-dependent methyltransferase, translating to MFFAFKDMRTGIVKEKNPMSHQQSPNAAETYERYLGPAISDPWTRVLLEYAAPRPGEHALDVACGTGSVARHVAPLVGAGGKVVALDISPEMLAVASALPAPVGATIEWREGNAIALALPDGAFDLVLCQQGLQFFSDRAASLREMRRVLTNGGRVVLSVWQALQRHPVYEALFEATTRHLGSATSEVALSFSLGDAEELRALLSDAGFQRMEVTPRSLNIHLPSPARFVQLTVLGAATSIPVFAQLDTAARSALVEAVTGETEAVSQRYRDGDKLTFSMSTHIAVAFA from the coding sequence ATGTTCTTCGCCTTTAAAGACATGAGGACGGGTATCGTCAAAGAGAAGAACCCCATGAGTCATCAGCAGAGTCCGAATGCAGCCGAAACGTATGAGAGGTATCTTGGCCCCGCAATCTCTGATCCTTGGACACGCGTGCTGCTCGAATACGCCGCTCCGCGGCCTGGCGAGCATGCGCTGGACGTAGCGTGCGGCACAGGCAGCGTGGCGCGGCACGTCGCGCCCCTGGTTGGAGCGGGAGGGAAGGTGGTCGCGCTCGATATTAGTCCGGAAATGCTGGCCGTCGCGAGTGCGCTCCCCGCACCTGTAGGTGCGACGATTGAGTGGCGGGAAGGGAATGCAATCGCCCTCGCCCTGCCGGATGGCGCGTTCGATCTCGTGCTGTGCCAGCAAGGATTGCAGTTTTTTTCTGACCGCGCCGCGTCCTTACGAGAGATGCGGCGGGTACTGACCAATGGTGGGCGTGTCGTCCTGAGTGTGTGGCAGGCCCTCCAGCGTCATCCCGTTTACGAAGCGCTGTTTGAAGCGACGACACGGCACCTGGGTTCGGCTACCTCTGAAGTGGCTTTGTCCTTTTCCTTGGGGGATGCCGAGGAGCTGCGTGCGCTCCTGAGCGATGCAGGCTTTCAGCGAATGGAAGTTACTCCCCGGTCGCTCAATATTCACCTTCCGTCGCCAGCGCGTTTTGTGCAACTCACGGTGCTGGGGGCGGCGACGTCGATACCGGTGTTTGCACAATTGGATACCGCGGCGCGTTCCGCACTTGTGGAAGCGGTCACCGGTGAAACGGAAGCTGTCTCGCAACGTTACCGCGATGGGGACAAGTTGACTTTTTCGATGTCCACGCACATCGCAGTTGCATTCGCGTAA
- a CDS encoding VOC family protein encodes MMTIADSNRIHPQVRIGHVHLKVADLERAIGFYHGVLGFELTQRYGEQAAFLSAGGYHHHIGLNTWESLGGSSPPAGTTGLYHFAILYPTRAALADALRRLLAAGIPLDGASDHGVSEALYLRDPDGNGVELYWDRPQETWPRSGDGSLEMFTRSLDLNALLGEAQSRPQAPTA; translated from the coding sequence ATGATGACGATCGCTGATTCCAATCGGATTCACCCGCAGGTGCGAATTGGGCACGTGCATCTCAAGGTCGCGGACCTGGAACGGGCGATCGGCTTCTACCATGGCGTGCTCGGCTTTGAGCTCACGCAACGCTACGGTGAGCAAGCTGCATTTCTGTCGGCGGGCGGATACCACCACCACATCGGGCTAAATACCTGGGAGAGCCTTGGCGGCTCATCGCCTCCCGCCGGCACGACAGGGCTTTATCACTTCGCGATCTTGTACCCGACTCGGGCCGCGCTGGCCGATGCACTTCGCCGATTGCTGGCCGCGGGGATTCCACTGGACGGAGCGAGCGACCATGGAGTGAGCGAGGCCCTGTACCTGCGCGACCCGGATGGCAACGGGGTGGAACTCTATTGGGACCGCCCGCAAGAGACATGGCCGAGAAGCGGGGACGGAAGTCTGGAGATGTTCACACGGTCACTCGACCTTAATGCCTTGCTTGGGGAAGCTCAGTCAAGACCACAGGCACCAACCGCTTGA